In Rhizobiales bacterium NRL2, a genomic segment contains:
- a CDS encoding addiction module antidote protein, HigA family has product MIAHHSIRPVHPGEVLREDVLPVVKLSKAGVARALGISRQHLYDILNERQPVTAEMAVRFGKLLGNGPRLWISLQRNYDLAMAEARVDVSGIPTLEGETD; this is encoded by the coding sequence TTGATTGCGCATCATTCGATCAGGCCGGTGCATCCGGGCGAAGTCCTGCGGGAGGACGTGCTGCCGGTCGTGAAGCTGAGCAAGGCCGGCGTCGCGCGCGCCCTCGGGATTTCGCGCCAGCATCTCTATGACATCCTGAACGAACGCCAGCCCGTCACAGCGGAAATGGCAGTCCGGTTCGGCAAGCTGCTGGGCAACGGCCCGCGGCTGTGGATCAGTCTCCAACGCAATTACGATCTGGCCATGGCGGAGGCGCGGGTCGACGTCTCCGGCATACCGACGCTGGAAGGTGAGACCGATTAG
- a CDS encoding rod shape-determining protein (functions in MreBCD complex in some organisms), whose translation MFSRLLGWLSADMAIDLGTANTLVYVKGRGIVLNEPSVVAITNHRGKKHVLAVGDEAKLMLGRTPGNIEAIRPLRDGVIADFDVAEDMIKHFIRKVHNRRSFASPRVIICVPSGSTEVERRAIMESAESAGARQVFLIEEPMAAAIGANLPVTEPTGSMVVDIGGGTTEVAVLSLGGIVYSRSVRVGGDKMDEAIIAYIRRNHNLLVGESSAEQVKKEIGSACPPDEGDGMTLEIKGRDLMNGVPKELVISQRQIAESLAEPVGAIIEACKVALEHTAPELAADIVDKGIVLTGGGALLGNLDYVLRHATGLPVSIADEPLSCVAMGTGRALEEIKTLKRVLLNTD comes from the coding sequence ATGTTTTCCAGGCTTCTAGGCTGGCTGTCCGCCGACATGGCAATCGATCTCGGGACGGCCAATACGCTGGTCTACGTCAAGGGCCGCGGCATCGTCCTCAACGAGCCGTCGGTGGTGGCGATTACCAATCACCGGGGCAAGAAACACGTTCTGGCGGTCGGCGACGAGGCCAAGCTGATGCTCGGGCGCACGCCCGGCAACATCGAGGCGATCCGCCCGCTGCGTGACGGCGTCATCGCGGACTTCGACGTCGCCGAGGACATGATCAAGCACTTCATCCGCAAGGTGCACAACCGGCGCAGCTTCGCCAGCCCCCGGGTCATCATCTGCGTGCCCTCGGGCTCCACGGAGGTCGAGCGCCGCGCGATCATGGAATCGGCCGAAAGCGCCGGCGCGCGCCAGGTCTTCCTGATCGAGGAGCCGATGGCCGCCGCGATCGGCGCCAACCTGCCGGTCACGGAACCCACGGGCTCCATGGTCGTCGACATCGGCGGCGGCACCACCGAGGTCGCCGTACTCTCGCTGGGCGGCATCGTCTATTCCCGCTCCGTCCGCGTCGGCGGCGACAAGATGGACGAGGCGATCATCGCCTATATCCGCCGCAACCATAACCTGCTGGTGGGCGAAAGCTCCGCCGAGCAGGTGAAGAAGGAGATCGGCTCTGCCTGCCCGCCCGACGAGGGCGACGGCATGACGCTGGAAATCAAGGGCCGCGACCTGATGAACGGCGTACCGAAGGAACTGGTGATCAGCCAGCGCCAGATCGCCGAAAGCCTGGCCGAGCCGGTCGGCGCCATCATCGAGGCCTGCAAGGTCGCGCTGGAGCACACGGCGCCGGAACTCGCCGCCGATATCGTCGACAAAGGCATCGTGCTGACCGGCGGCGGGGCGCTGCTGGGCAATCTGGACTATGTCCTGCGTCACGCCACCGGCCTGCCCGTATCCATCGCCGACGAACCGCTGAGCTGCGTCGCCATGGGCACCGGCCGCGCGCTCGAGGAGATCAAGACGCTCAAGCGCGTGCTGCTCAACACCGACTGA
- a CDS encoding methyltetrahydrofolate--corrinoid methyltransferase: MTRTVLSSATREIVIGFDQPFCVIGERINPTGRKLLAAEMKVGDYSRVQTDALAQVAAGATMLDVNAGIPLADEPRILAETIELVQSLTDLPLSIDSSIIAALEAGLAVYRGKALVNSVTGEDENLELVLPLVKKHGAAVVAISNDESGISTDPDVRFAVAKKIVERAADHGISHEDVVVDPLVMPVGAMNDAGRQVFTLVRRLREELKVNTTCGASNISFGLPNRRVMNGHFLSMAIAAGMTSAIMNPLHDEDMNAVRAANVLMGHDPDCRTWLKANRDPNAVPSETEGRRARGERRRRRAA; encoded by the coding sequence ATGACGCGCACCGTTCTCTCCTCGGCCACCCGCGAGATCGTCATCGGTTTCGACCAGCCCTTCTGCGTGATCGGGGAGCGGATCAATCCGACCGGCCGCAAGCTGCTGGCCGCCGAGATGAAGGTCGGCGACTACAGCCGCGTCCAGACCGACGCGCTGGCCCAGGTCGCCGCCGGCGCCACCATGCTGGACGTCAACGCCGGCATCCCGTTGGCCGACGAGCCGCGCATTCTGGCCGAGACGATCGAGCTCGTGCAGTCGCTCACCGATCTGCCGCTGTCGATCGATTCCTCGATCATCGCGGCGCTGGAAGCCGGGCTCGCCGTCTATCGCGGCAAGGCGCTGGTCAACTCGGTGACCGGCGAAGACGAGAACCTGGAACTGGTGCTGCCCCTGGTGAAGAAGCACGGCGCGGCCGTGGTGGCGATCTCCAACGACGAGAGCGGCATCTCCACCGACCCGGATGTGCGTTTCGCCGTGGCGAAGAAGATCGTCGAGCGCGCCGCCGATCACGGCATCAGCCACGAGGACGTGGTCGTCGACCCGCTGGTGATGCCCGTCGGCGCCATGAACGACGCCGGCCGGCAGGTCTTCACCCTGGTCCGCCGCCTGCGCGAGGAGTTGAAGGTGAACACCACCTGCGGCGCCTCCAACATCAGCTTCGGCCTGCCCAACCGGCGGGTGATGAACGGCCACTTCCTGTCCATGGCGATCGCCGCCGGCATGACCTCGGCGATCATGAATCCGCTGCATGACGAGGACATGAACGCCGTGCGGGCGGCCAATGTGCTGATGGGCCACGATCCGGACTGCCGCACCTGGCTGAAGGCGAACCGCGACCCGAACGCGGTGCCCTCGGAGACGGAAGGCCGCCGCGCCCGCGGCGAACGCCGGCGCCGCCGCGCGGCCTAA
- a CDS encoding GTP cyclohydrolase I FolE, which yields MNGPREDTRGREYDPATGKSRPSREEAEAAVRTLIEWAGDTPDREGLRDTPGRVVRAYEEFFAGYDEDPEEVLGRTFEEVEGYDDIVMLRDVRLETHCEHHMVPIIGKAHVAYFPAGRVVGISKLARVIDIYAKRLQTQETMTAQVAATLEKVLQPRGVAILIDAAHQCMTTRGVKKPGVSCITTRFTGIFREDRDMERRFLDLCRGV from the coding sequence GTGAACGGACCCCGAGAAGATACCCGGGGCCGCGAGTACGACCCGGCCACCGGCAAGAGCCGTCCGAGCCGGGAGGAGGCCGAGGCCGCGGTGCGGACCCTGATAGAATGGGCCGGAGACACGCCGGACCGCGAGGGTCTGCGCGACACGCCCGGACGCGTCGTCCGCGCCTATGAGGAATTCTTCGCCGGCTATGACGAGGATCCGGAAGAGGTGCTGGGCCGCACCTTCGAGGAGGTCGAGGGCTATGACGACATCGTCATGCTGCGCGACGTCCGCCTGGAAACCCATTGCGAGCATCACATGGTGCCGATCATCGGCAAGGCGCATGTCGCCTATTTCCCGGCAGGCCGCGTCGTCGGCATCTCCAAGCTGGCCCGCGTGATCGACATCTACGCCAAGCGGCTGCAGACGCAGGAGACCATGACTGCGCAGGTCGCCGCGACGCTGGAAAAGGTGCTGCAGCCCAGGGGCGTCGCCATCCTGATCGACGCCGCCCATCAGTGCATGACCACGCGCGGCGTCAAGAAGCCCGGCGTTTCCTGCATCACCACCCGCTTCACCGGCATCTTCCGGGAAGACCGGGACATGGAGCGGCGTTTCCTGGACCTCTGCCGCGGCGTCTGA
- a CDS encoding cysteine--tRNA ligase — MTLQIYNTLTRRKEAFQPADPERVTVYVCGPTVYNHPHIGNARPAVVFDVLHRLLKRLYPGVVFASNITDVEDKIIDAARREGVPIETITRRYADAYRDDVRALGVLDPDVVPRVTETIPEIVDMIARLVEGGHAYEAEGHVLFNVTAFADYGALSNRSRDEMVAGARVEVAPYKKDPADFVLWKPSDDTQPGWDSPWGRGRPGWHIECSAMIEKHLGRTIDIHAGGQDLIFPHHENEMAQSTCAHGGEVFARYWMHNGMLRIEGQKMSKSVGNVLLIHDLLSREPAEAVRLLLLSGHYRHPLDFSQAGLDQARKNLDRIYGLLRGVREADPDSGDPDVAAVLAALMDDLNTPKALAEIFRIARAVEQGETGAEVLRDACWLLGIGQQSAEAWRRSTASAAPQVDPAVVESLIAERQAARKAKDFARADAIRDELTGMGVVLEDGPEGTTWRMAG, encoded by the coding sequence ATGACGCTGCAGATATACAACACGCTGACCCGAAGGAAAGAGGCGTTCCAGCCCGCCGATCCGGAACGGGTAACGGTGTATGTCTGCGGACCCACCGTCTACAACCATCCGCATATCGGCAATGCACGGCCTGCAGTGGTCTTCGACGTGCTGCACCGCCTGCTGAAGCGGCTCTATCCGGGCGTTGTCTTCGCCAGCAACATCACCGACGTCGAGGACAAGATCATCGATGCCGCGCGCCGCGAAGGCGTGCCGATCGAGACCATCACGCGGCGCTATGCCGACGCCTATCGCGACGACGTGCGGGCGCTGGGGGTTCTGGATCCCGATGTCGTGCCGCGCGTGACCGAGACGATCCCGGAGATCGTCGACATGATCGCGCGCCTGGTCGAGGGCGGCCACGCCTACGAGGCCGAGGGCCACGTGCTGTTCAACGTGACGGCCTTCGCCGACTACGGCGCGCTGTCCAACCGCAGCCGTGACGAGATGGTCGCCGGCGCCCGCGTCGAGGTGGCGCCCTACAAGAAGGATCCGGCGGATTTCGTGCTGTGGAAGCCCTCCGACGATACTCAGCCGGGCTGGGACAGTCCCTGGGGCCGGGGGCGGCCGGGCTGGCACATCGAATGCTCGGCGATGATCGAGAAGCATCTGGGCCGCACCATCGACATACACGCCGGCGGGCAGGACCTGATCTTCCCCCACCACGAGAACGAAATGGCGCAGTCGACCTGCGCCCACGGCGGAGAGGTCTTCGCGCGCTACTGGATGCACAACGGCATGCTGCGCATCGAGGGCCAGAAGATGTCGAAGTCGGTGGGCAATGTGCTGCTGATCCACGACCTTCTGTCCCGGGAGCCGGCGGAGGCGGTGCGTCTGCTGCTGTTGTCCGGCCACTACCGCCATCCGCTGGACTTCTCCCAGGCCGGGCTGGACCAGGCGCGAAAGAATCTGGACCGGATCTACGGCCTGTTGCGCGGCGTGCGCGAGGCCGACCCCGACAGCGGCGACCCGGACGTCGCCGCGGTGCTCGCGGCGCTGATGGACGACCTCAACACGCCGAAGGCGCTGGCCGAGATCTTCCGTATCGCGCGCGCCGTCGAGCAGGGCGAAACGGGGGCGGAAGTCCTGCGCGACGCCTGCTGGCTGCTCGGCATCGGCCAGCAATCGGCGGAGGCCTGGCGTCGGTCCACGGCAAGCGCCGCGCCGCAGGTCGACCCGGCCGTGGTCGAGAGCCTCATCGCCGAGCGCCAGGCTGCGCGGAAGGCGAAGGACTTCGCCCGCGCCGACGCGATCCGCGATGAACTGACCGGCATGGGCGTGGTTCTCGAGGACGGACCCGAAGGCACGACCTGGCGGATGGCGGGATAG